In Leptotrichia wadei, the DNA window CATTTGCAATATTTCTGTAATCTGTCGACGAAGGCGAGGACTTTTTATAAGTTATAATATCAAGATTTTCTAACATTGCATTATTTATATTTGAATCTTTTCTAATATAATTTTTGGATAAAATATTTGGACTAAGTCCCAAGTCATTTGAATTAAAAAAATCTGTGTATTCTTTCAATGCATCTGCAAAAACTCTTGTTCTTTCTTCTACTTGAACAAAAAATACTTTTTTTAATTCTAGTTTAGGATTATTTCTTTTTCCAATAAAATATATTTTTATCAGATCATTAATACCATTGGTATCTATCAGGCTACATTTTGAAGGTGCTACAATATAGTCTGTTGCATTTAAAATACCCCTTACCGTGTTATTTATTGAACCTTCAGTATCAATAATGATATAGTCATAGTCCTGTTTCAGTTGTTCTGTTATATTTGAAAAAATATTAAAGATAGCTT includes these proteins:
- a CDS encoding ParA family protein; translated protein: MKVISIVNPKGGAGKTVTAVNLAYAMSLKGKKILLIDTDPRNAVSTYLNLKNDNTIFDLIKECYETMKFDRAKYITSKNKVDVIISDEKLLQLEMLFASYSDNQAIFNIFSNITEQLKQDYDYIIIDTEGSINNTVRGILNATDYIVAPSKCSLIDTNGINDLIKIYFIGKRNNPKLELKKVFFVQVEERTRVFADALKEYTDFFNSNDLGLSPNILSKNYIRKDSNINNAMLENLDIITYKKSSPSSTDYRNIANELIKELE